Proteins from a genomic interval of Antedon mediterranea chromosome 5, ecAntMedi1.1, whole genome shotgun sequence:
- the LOC140050306 gene encoding pericentriolar material 1 protein-like isoform X1 — translation MATGGLPMQRGQSSEPRLQGGPRSNRTRTAMDVNFRLNHWQPSSMFADGPFDKPKKSKNKEKGKLGQQPGLQSPSTSDNDAKRHTPATFPRTKYTTSAKERAVLETLRQQLSFSDMEEIPDHDRNEPTAINNARQQLSVRMTDVTQHEELLNSPNTLRHDSLKSSGAESNVNNDLQPDRNQIVGRLMQIRDYMRQATSMMANLQRVTDGGKDENIDKLKRLQDHLRDQEKGYMDLLQRMLAEDSTNEGRSSNNSGESFATSAAESMSLNIDGQSDISEATTEGTFTARTRPQIESTLGNASSDIEYESESEQNLSARSGCSSHSSFSGASNAGDSNLSDSYMSMDTMELHRQFSAMLKSYEDVPSEKNDSAKVLDKHGAVNGDSSRHAGSQTESEGEYFLEDGIIDEGQGNMGQMEELASLKQQHDLLKKMLQQQEELRALQSRQQTLLRFQAQIEGKLLKTEQENQDNDDVSETTTEATASELEETVISSAELARRRKEALKRIFGEESENASENEQQGMASKISTQESQLLAMASEHEQLQNKLQDLQEKKDQMDDLLVQLKRLRPQTLNNDGDTMSTSSMNILDVVSQATSITEDARSETSQQAVSEDKLRRLEEMRERLNQLRELVQYYQATQEDDVAGAGDAATSMLEQEPSASSVNFEDQRLMSNLRRLQRGENILAHNSSEINAEDEEEEDDNNEDQDNVSESGNTETSENNEATGETTTEDETESNQSSIMARWGDDPEIREKVRKLQTAKAKLRQLQDLVAMVQHTPEFAGALPDDLAELSMSINDDAMSDQQSSVAGGSEGLRAFTEQTREAYYEVKMKQQKKELENLMQERQRLLQVQNQLKDLNDKPAPKTKPIPVKKTTAVQAGNPLLQAARLMEENRLATPTRDEIYAEMRRHKILQEELRQKRQELEELLTSSRSARINTDDIRRATYSMQSENDNDLFSRVSMRSADITAAATWGSSTQDSSLQDGNAEDEDYPSDGIVQVEEEEEEVKSEARSSDTYTVEAQYRHRQRHLPGYEEAFQQPRWAFPRDSDSEAARHGIRYPQSPAYHGNRRPNYRGLTQSARKRQENIRSAEDLMTDERASAAEDLEYLSWKAQNLERQLSSSVNMCQDLIRDQHNMSNLLQTSMSGNWTYPSQSPMQRNPYMNSPSNPMNDMRSNYNLRLQHQQLMLNLNQTYSQLYNLQQDIRTFEDLAQQQQDNESIAEGTYPGSGNYPYGAQGPLFGSLGSMQSHYMQPPYQGMSYPPYGLNSYPPGYGLNTTYPIAPPYENIAFNPYERNARYEPMSSTASQQAHETRPRFHPVLNPQEHDEVPPNSELEDELLGPSISNRGPSFNLNIQPSTKPKRNMLFTDNDDLMATPLATSNKRPVSTEVPPLNIDSLLRKMDRQRKPASDTMTSTSSKGASKQTSGGIMAKAREMANKDQSRKRSTGPRPGLSSSLSGTAFFDAASVASTVSASSMPGELVNGEFFMPAERRRREVKTQSELESEAGSEFSLFEALRETIYSEVATLISQNESRPHYLIELFRELQMLNSDYLRQRSLYALQDLVSKYLTDEAIGAPSMNAATAAMSRGVPPWQVPTASEHTPSESLLTSEDDEMKARIYSERPSRKDGSSIKSKEYDYMEHVDSASTMSTPNSTHDFGFANDDLGDTVIHLDKALRRMREYERIKAEQEAASAASSNMTSDLTKNDQPQTSTDVTSNSSAQDVGSESSFCSLPYPRIDTRQLDHQIKSIMQEVIPCLKEHIDEVCSSELLAYLRRLVLTLTRQRDDSQEFVRFFNKQLGSILQDSLSKFAGRKMRECGEDLLVDISEILFNELAFFRLMQDLDTSGSNLRMNAVEVSGAEEVSGAEEVSGVEEASEAEEVSVADEVSETGTDTGVDEEGDSSSEESSDEEDTEAGEEEDVGGGITKEALETAMASASKIEEEELGKARDDAMAADLGISDKDEDSEEPYLKERVKIELSMSESKAVAYFGSGEEDDNDVDSVSLKAEETITSIGTYHDTEDEQQQTGNEAVAEANVIDVKELPSEVKEPSSEIKELPTNVKEPLSDVKEPPSEEEAEEQPKETGQDTATESSLPNGDINQEIGIEDLPPKLTSLSQDELETKMSKEQTNNNSSQAILQNMVGMTTELVGDADAIPEPASAPIPNGMVHAGGDIKSE, via the exons ATGGCGACTGGGGGTCTCCCCATGCAGCGGGGACAATCTTCAGAGCCTAGACTTCAAGGAGGACCAAGATCAAATCGTACTCGTACAGCAATGGATGTCAACTTCCGTTTAAATCAT tggCAACCAAGTTCAATGTTTGCTGATGGGCCATTCGATAAACCCAAGAAATCAAAGAACAAAGAGAAAGGCAAATTGGGTCAACAACCAGGCCTTCAATCGCCATCAACGAGTGATAACGATGCTAAACGACACACACCAGCCACGTTCCCACGTACAAAGTACACAACATCAGCTAAAGAACGAGCTGTACTGGAGACTTTACGTCAACAGCTTAGCTTTAGTGACATGGAGGAG ATTCCAGATCATGATAGGAACGAACCAACTGCTATCAACAACGCAAGGCAGCAGCTAAGTGTGAGGATGACTGATGTAACCCAACATGAAGAGCTGTTGAATTCACCCAACACTCTTAGACATGACAGCTTGAAATCTTCTGGGGCTGAAAGTAATGTTAATAATGATTTG caaCCAGACAGAAATCAGATTGTTGGCAGGCTTATGCAAATAAGG GATTACATGCGCCAGGCTACGTCTATGATGGCAAACTTACAACGTGTCACCGACGGAGGTAAAGATGAGAACATAGATAAACTGAAGCGCCTCCAAGACCACTTGAGGGACCAAGAGAAGGGCTACATGGATCTTCTTCAACGAATGTTGGCCGAGGACTCAACCAATGAAGGCCGCAGTAGTAATAATTCTGGTGAATCGTTCGCGACTTCGGCCGCAGAAAGCATGTCTTTGAATATCGATGGCCAGTCTGATATCTCTGAAGCTACGACG GAGGGGACATTTACAGCCCGCACAAGACCACAAATAGAAAGTACTCTGGGCAATGCTTCTTCTGATATCGAGTACGAGTCAGAATCGGAGCAGAACTTGTCCGCCCGCTCTGGCTGTAGTTCTCACAGCAGTTTTTCTGGTGCTTCAAATGCCGGCGATAGCAACTTGTCGGATTCGTACATGAGTATGGACACGATGGAGTTACACCGTCAGTTCAGTGCAATGCTGAAAAGTTACGAAGATGTTCCCTCCGAGAAAAATGATTCCGCAAAGGTGCTCGATAAACATGGTGCTGTTAATGGTGACTCGTCGAGGCATGCCGGATCTCAGACGGAGAGTGAGGGTGAATATTTTCTAGAAGATGgcattattgatgag GGTCAAGGAAACATGGGTCAAATGGAAGAACTAGCTAGTTTGAAGCAGCAACATGATCTTCTAAAAAAAATGCTACAGCAACAGGAAGAG ttgagGGCGCTTCAAAGTCGACAACAAACCTTACTGAGATTCCAGGCCCAGATCGAGGGCAAGCTATTAAAGACTGAGCAAGAAAATCAAGACAATGATGATG TTTCAGAAACTACTACTGAAGCGACGGCCAGTGAGTTGGAAGAGACAGTTATTTCCAGCGCTGAATTGGCACGAAGACGCAAGGAAGctttaaaaagaatatttgGTGAAGAAAGTGAAAATGCTTCAGAAAATGAACAGCAGGGTATGGCTTCCAAGATTTCAACCCAAGAG TCGCAGCTGCTAGCTATGGCTTCTGAGCATGAGCAGTTACAAAATAAGCTGCAAGACTTGCAAGAGAAGAAAGATCAAATGGATGACTTACTGGTGCAGCTTAAGCGACTCCGACCTCAAACACTTAACAATG aTGGCGATACAATGAGTACAAGTTCTATGAATATTCTGGATGTTGTGTCGCAAGCTACGTCAATAACAGAAGATGCGAGATCTGAAACCTCACAGCAAGCAGTCTCAGAAGACAAACTTAG GCGACTTGAAGAAATGCGTGAGAGACTGAACCAGCTACGTGAGCTGGTGCAGTACTACCAGGCTACCCAAGAAGATGACGTAGCAGGGGCAGGAGATGCTGCTACTAGTATGCTTGAACAGGAACCTTCTGCCTCCTCTGTCAACTTTGAAGACCAGAGGTTGATGTCTAACTTACG GAGGTTGCAACGTGGTGAGAATATTCTAGCTCATAATTCCAGTGAAATAAATGCT GAGGATGAGGAGGAAgaagatgataataatgaagatCAGGATAATGTGAGTGAGAGTGGAAATACTGAGACATCAGAGAACAATGAGGCTACGGGTGAGACTACAACAGAGGATGAGACAGAGAGCAACCAGAGCTCTATCATGGCAAGATGGGGTGATGACCCTGAAATAAGGGAAAAAGTTAG AAAACTTCAAACTGCTAAAGCTAAACTGCGTCAACTACAAGATCTTGTAGCCATGGTGCAGCACACACCTGAGTTTGCTGGTGCTCTACCTGATGACCTCGCTGAGCTATCCATGAGTATCAATGACGATGCAATGTCTGACCAGCAAAGTAGTGTAGCTGGTGGTTCAGAGGGCTTGCGTGCATTCACTGAACAAACAAG GGAAGCATACTATGAAGTGAAAATGAAACAGCAAAAGAAAGAGTTGGAGAATCTGATGCAGGAAAGACAGCGTTTACTACAAGTTCAGAACCAACTGAAAGATCTTAATGATAAGCCTGCACCAAAAACA AAACCAATTCCTGTTAAAAAGACAACTGCTGTACAGGCAGGCAATCCTCTTCTTCAAGCTGCTAGGCTAATGGAAGAAAACA gaTTGGCAACTCCGACAAGAGATGAAATTTATGCTGAGATGAGGAGACACAAGATCTTACAAGAAGAACTACGGCAGAAGAGGCAGGAGTTGGAAGAGCTCCTGACATCTTCAAGATCAGCTAGG ataaacACTGACGATATAAGAAGAGCAACATATTCCATGCAGAGTGAGAATGACAATGATTTATTTAG TAGAGTGAGCATGCGTAGTGCAGATATTACAGCTGCTGCTACTTGGGGCAGCTCTACTCAAGACAGTTCTCTACAGGATGGCAATGCAGAAGATGAGGACTATCCAAGTGATGGAATCGTTCAAGTGGAAGAAGAGGAGGAGGAG GTCAAGAGTGAAGCGAGGTCTTCAGACACATACACGGTAGAGGCGCAGTATCGTCACAGACAAAGACACCTACCTGGATATGAAGAAGCGTTTCAACAACCACGATGGGCCTTTCCACGTGATA GTGATTCTGAGGCAGCTCGCCACGGCATCCGCTACCCTCAAAGTCCAGCCTACCATGGTAACAGAAGACCAAATTACCGAGGGCTTACACAGAGTGCACGCAAAAGACAAGAG AACATACGCTCTGCTGAAGATCTTATGACGGACGAAAGAGCCAGTGCCGCAGAGGATCTAGAGTATTTGAGCTGGAAGGCGCAAAACCTGGAACGACAGCTGTCTTCAAGTGTGAACATGTGCCAAGACTTGATACGAGATCAGCACAACATGAGTAACCTGTTACAAACATCAATGTcag GAAACTGGACATATCCGTCGCAAAGTCCGATGCAAAGAAACCCATACATGAACTCGCCATCGAACCCAATGAATGATATGCGGTCTAATTACAACCTGCGCTTACAACATCAGCAGCTGATGCTGAACTTAAATCAGACGTACAGTCAGCTGTACAACCTGCAGCAGGATATCCGTACCTTTGAGGACCTAGCCCAGCAACAGCAAGATAATGAAAGCATTGCAGAGGGAACTTACCCTGGTAGTGGTAACTACCCATATGGGGCTCAAGGTCCATTGTTTGGTAGCCTAGGATCTATGCAATCACATTATATGCAGCCTCCATATCAAGGCATGTCGTATCCACCTTATGGTTTAAACAGCTACCCACCAg GATATGGTTTGAATACAACATACCCCATTGCACCACCATATGAAAATATTGCATTCAACCCATACGAAAGAAACGCGAGATACGAACCAATGAGCAGCACTGCAAGTCAACAAGCACATGAAACTAGACCACGATTTCACCCTGTACTCAACCCCCAAGAGCACGACGAGGTTCCCCCTAACTCTGAACTAGAAGATGAACTACTTGGCCCGAGCATCAGTAATCGAGGGCCTAGCTTTAATTTGAACATCCAGCCATCTACAAAGCCTAAAAGGAATATGCTATTCACAGACAACGATGATCTGATGGCAACACCACTTGCAACGTCTAACAAAAGACCAGTGTCTACGGAGGTTCCTCCTCTTAACATTGATAGCCTGTTAAGAAAAAT GGATAGGCAACGGAAACCAGCGTCTGATACTATGACCAGCACTTCAAGTAAAG GTGCATCAAAGCAAACCAGTGGGGGGATAATGGCAAAGGCTCGTGAGATGGCCAATAAAGATCAATCAAGGAAACGTTCAACAGGACCTAGGCCTGGACTAAGTAGCTCACTAAGCGGCACCGCATTCTTTGATGCAGCTAGCGTCGCCAGCACTGTGTCTGCTTCTAGCATGCCTGGTGAACTTGTGAATGGAGAGTTCTTTATGCCTGCTGAGAGACGTAGAAGAGAGGTTAAAACACAGAGTGAACT AGAATCAGAAGCTGGCAGTGAGTTCTCATTGTTTGAAGCACTTCGAGAGACCATATACTCTGAAGTTGCTACTTTGATCTCTCAAAACGAATCTCGTCCACATTACCTCATCGAACTCTTCCGTGAGCTGCAGATGCTAAATAGCGATTACCTACGACAGAGGTCATTGTATGCTTTGCAAGACTTGGTGTCAAAGTACCTTACTGATGAAGCCATTGGTGCTCCTTCTATGAATGCTGCCACCGCCGCAATGAGTCGTGGTGTTCCTCCGTGGCAAGTTCCAACAGCTTCTGAGCACACCCCAAGTGAAAGTCTCTTGACATCTGAAGATGATGAAATGAAG GCAAGAATTTATTCAGAACGTCCTTCAAGAAAAGACGGCAGTTCAATCAAATCTAAAGAGTATGATTACATGGAACACGTAGACTCTGCCAGCACTATGTCTACTCCTAATTCAACACATGATTTTGGATTTGCTAATGATGATCTTGGCGATACTGTCATTCACTTGGATAAAGCTTTGCGT AGAATGCGTGAATATGAACGAATAAAGGCTGAACAGGAGGCAGCATCTGCTGCAAGCAGCAATATGACCTCTGACCTGACAAAGAATGATCAACCACAAACCAGCACAGATGTGACAAGTAACAGCTCTGCCCAGGATGTTGGCAGCGAAAGCTCCTTTTGTAGCCTTCCG tacCCAAGAATTGACACAAGACAACTGGATCACCAGATCAAGAGTATTATGCAAGAGGTCATCCCATGCCTGAAGGAGCACATTGATGAGGTGTGTTCTTCTGAGTTACTGGCGTATCTGCGACGTCTTGTATTGACACTAACCCGGCAGCGTGATGACAGTCAAGAGTTCGTTCGCTTCTTTAACAAGCAACTTGGCTCCATTCTCCAGGATTCGCTGTCTAAGTTTGCTGGAAGAAA AATGAGAGAATGCGGCGAAGACCTTCTTGTGGATATATCAGAAATACTATTCAATGAATTAGCCTTCTTCCGTCTTATGCAAGACTTGGACACAAGCGGCAGTAACCTTCGCATGAACGCTGTAGAAGTAAGTGGCGCAGAAGAGGTGAGTGGTGCCGAGGAAGTTAGCGGAGTTGAAGAAGCAAGTGAGGCTGAGGAAGTGAGCGTAGCTGATGAAGTAAGCGAAACAGGAACTGACACAGGAGTGGATGAGGAAGGTGACAGCTCCTCTGAGGAGTCCTCTGATGAAGAAGACACAGAAGCAGGGGAAGAAGAAGATGTGGGAGGTGGTATCACAAAGGAAGCATTGGAGACTGCAATGGCATCAGCTTCGAAGATAGAAGAGGAAGAACTTGGAAAG gCAAGAGACGATGCAATGGCTGCTGACCTCGGCATCAGTGATAAAGATGA GGACAGTGAGGAGCCATACCTTAAAGAGAGAGTAAAGATAGAGTTGTCGATGAGTGAAAGCAAAGCGGTTGCata CTTTGGTAGTGGAGAAGaggatgataatgatgttgacTCTGTGAGTTTGAAGGCTGAAGAAACGATAACAAGTATCGGCACATACCATGACACTGAGGATGAACAGCAACAG ACTGGAAATGAGGCTGTTGCAGAAGCTAATGTCATTGATGTTAAGGAACTGCCATCAGAGGTTAAGGAACCATCATCAGAAATTAAAGAACTGCCGACAAACGTTAAGGAACCTCTATCAGACGTTAAGGAACCTCCATCAGAGGAAGAGGCTGAAGAACAACCAAAAGAGACTGGTCAAGACACAGCTACTGAATCTAGTCTGCCCAATGGAGACATCAATCAGGAAATTGGCATTGAAGACTTGCCTCCTAAACTGACGAGTCTTTCACAG GATGAACTAGAGACAAAGATGTCAAAAGAACAGACAAACAACAATTCCAGTCAGGCTATCTTACAGAATATGGTAGGAATGACCACTGAACTTGTGGGGGATGCAGACGCCATACCGGAGCCAGCATCAGCTCCCATTCCTAATGGAATGGTTCATGCCGGAGGTGACATCAAATCCGAATAA